A genomic segment from Anopheles maculipalpis chromosome X, idAnoMacuDA_375_x, whole genome shotgun sequence encodes:
- the LOC126561640 gene encoding low-density lipoprotein receptor-related protein 4 isoform X1: MRQSGEGRVVKTKPRKPKPYQKDIRPQLPPGKIMMAPPRRRTFHQATQYPKNASIAIDRSAGLSHHPIGSHGAGGNVYGSMSHYDTVYGIRGVERRENDGFRPFERYGPSAHLGHYHIQPEDDIFRPDEELLMESGGGGGSAGKVDGLTGIESCDIKCEPREFTCDKSCACIHMDLHCDGQADCVLTEDEQNCEIVHQRLAQQIKDNCETSGTHVICATTHTCISRDWLCDGDDDCGDYTDETHCGSRLECTEEKFECQNGMCIPRDWVCDGDNDCNDLSDEKNCTKQCTRDEFRCKDGSCISASFQCDGETDCIDESDEANCDRPMQSCPEGEFKCKGALGGMGGPGGRCVLMRFRCDGDNDCGDWSDEENCPKKQVDCMINEFKCDDGDCIPLQWRCDDKQDCNNGEDEKNCPVDRIAGRTCSPDEYTCKDGRCILRSWVCDGTADCRRGEDEQDCDIKCELNQFLCPSGSRNSTRDSVCINQKHVCDGHTDCANGEDEMRCPIVHPCGAHSRCEQLCVTAYSGREECMCRPGYLLHGNGYNCTDIDECTITSNPVCSQECMNIAGSFRCSCQAGYVLRPDQRTCKAVGGSVKLLMANRADIRQVSLSNNQYTSIAKGLPNAIALDYHYRQDLLFWTDVSIDVIKRSHLNGSGVRDVIKWGLESPGGLAVDWIHDLLFWTDSGTRRVEVSTLDGQMRAVIAASDLDKPRAIAVHPGRALVFWTDWGTAPKIERAFMDGSERQTIIAEAIFWPNGLTIDYTSNRIYWADAKHVIESANFDGRARRKILSNNLPHPFALALFEDSMYWTDWHTKTISTASKVNGRGFRVVHEGLHFPMGIQSYHPSRQPDFTNRCAMDKSGRKGGCSHLCLPARTHRRCACPIGLTLRPDQKTCSTVPDKLLLIARKKDVRVRQLDAANPVDMVLPLDGIKSTVAVDWCSRTNVIYWTDVGKSMISRAFINGSQQEAIVKSNLISPAGLALDWVTDKIYWTDPGTNRIEAATTDGRQRALLIWERLDKPRDIVVHPGEGYMFWSDWGSNPLIERAGMDGSARFTLVSENLQWPNGLALDVDKQRLYFLDGGTKSLEYVNYDGTGRNRLITEGLKHPFGLDVYEKRVYWTDWDTHSIQVANMYNGHDRRTILANNTDLMDIRVFHRNRRDSRNPCAHKNGGCSYICLLNPTSYSCACPIGIQLKDNGKTCKSGPSNYLVFAHRTEVRQVSLDSDYQIDVVLPLPPISNVVTLDVDRRTGEIYWADTIEDVIMRSTPDGMRIKQIYSESMTSVDGLVIDSIGRKLYWTDAGRKVLEVSDLEEGIRSALVWKELEQPRGIALDYESGYLFWSDWGANPRIERSDMDGENRIDLITEGLGWPNGLAVDRAAKRIYWADAQMKTIESCTLSGASRTKVVENLPHPYALAVTARTIYWTDWITKALHSVPKSNPAHIRNVTHGLEGLMDVKVVQEDEERHLENVCGAGNGGCSHLCLRNPTGYSCKCPTGLTMREGSTTECKTLPDEYLLIALRSGIGRISLDTPDLFDVVLPIEGVHGAVVLDYHFDSMYVFYADVNVDAIRRVNMHNYSDTQVIVSSALNTPNGIAVDWLADNLYWTDTALKKIEVARLDGTCRKAILTDGLDDPRSIILYPKRGFVFWADWGQTPKIERAYMDGSERRSIIDFELGFPTGLAIDFDAKKLYWADALQDRIELCDFDGRRRQQVVSHATHPFGFTLTATHLYWTDWYNKSVLRAPKYSASNVEVARFSLRGALEIRAVSGQRQPHDWNPCRRDNGGCSHLCLYAETRYVCGCPDVPDAHHCDLEPTFLVQMKPNDEMMSATEEKPIRSNGSTVLSSSRMHAQLVIIATAILAGLLIIVVIAILVLIVNSKRKQSKKSSRSASDVLTFTNPNYNGIEGLCQTGDAGSSRNTIWKRLKYDRAQERVFEEKYLGVQHHGTSNGSYLASTPTSQITPVSAVLPV, translated from the exons ATGCGTCAATCAGGGGAGGGACGCGTGGTGAAGACGAAACCCCGCAAACCGAAACCATACCAGAAGGATATCCGGCCGCAGCTGCCACCGGGCAAAATCATGATGGCACCGCCGAGGCGACGCACCTTTCACCAGGCAACGCAATACCCGAAGAATGCGTCGATCGCTATTGATCGTAGTGCAGGACTGTCGCACCATCCGATCGGTAGCCATGGGGCCGGCGGTAATGTGTACGGTTCGATGTCACACTACGACACCGTGTACGGTATACGGGGCGTCGAGCGGCGGGAAAACGATGGTTTCCGGCCGTTCGAGCGGTACGGCCCGAGCGCACATCTAGGCCACTATCACATCCAGCCGGAGGATGACATCTTTCGGCCGGACGAAGAGCTGTTGATGGAGTCGGGCGGAGGTGGTGGCAGTGCCGGCAAGGTTGACGGGCTCACCGGGATCGAAAGCTGCGACATCAAGTGCGAACCGCGCGAGTTCACCTGCGACAAGAGTTGTGCCTGCATTCATATGGATCTGCACTGTGACGGGCAGGCCGACTGTGTGCTGACCGAGGACGAGCAGAACTGCGAGATCGTGCACCAGCGGCTAGCCCAGCAGATAAAGGACAACTGTGAGACAAGCGGTACGCACGTCATCTGTGCGACGACGCACACCTGCATCTCGCGCGACTGGCTGTGCGATGGGGACGACGACTGCGGTGACTATACGGACGAAACGCACTGCGGCTCCAGGCTCGAGTGTACCGAGGAGAAGTTCGAGTGCCAGAATGGGATGTGTATACCACGGGACTGGGTGTGTGATGGTGACAACGACTGTAACGATCTGTCGGACGAGAAAAACTGCACTAAACA GTGTACGCGGGACGAGTTTCGGTGCAAGGACGGTTCCTGCATCTCGGCCTCGTTCCAGTGCGACGGCGAGACGGACTGTATCGACGAGTCGGACGAAGCGAACTGTGACCGGCCGATGCAAAGCTGCCCGGAGGGTGAGTTTAAGTGCAAGGGTGCGCTCGGTGGCATGGGCGGACCGGGCGGACGGTGCGTGCTAATGCGGTTCCGCTGCGACGGGGATAACGATTGTGGCGATTGGAGCGATGAGGAGAACTGTCCGAAGAAGCAGGTCGACTGTATGATCAACGAGTTTAAGTGCGACGATGGCGATTGCATCCCGCTGCAGTGGAGGTGCGACGACAAGCAGGACTGCAACAATGGGGAGGACGAGAAGAACTGTCCGGTGGATCGGATCGCTGGCCGGACCTGCTCGCCGGATGAGTACACGTGCAAGGATGGCCGTTGCATTCTG CGATCCTGGGTGTGTGATGGAACGGCAGACTGTCGACGGGGCGAAGATGAACAGGACTGTGACATCAAGTGCGAGTTGAACCAGTTCCTGTGCCCATCGGGCAGCCGGAACAGTACGCGCGACTC CGTATGCATCAATCAGAAGCACGTCTGCGACGGACACACTGACTGTGCGAACGGTGAAGATGAGATGCGCTGCCCGATCGTGCATCCGTGCGGAGCACACTCACGCTGCGAACAGCTCTGCGTGACGGCTTACAGCGGGCGGGAAGAGTGCATGTGCCGGCCAGGCTATCTGCTCCACGGCAACGGTTACAATTGTACCGACATCGACGAGTGTACGATCACCAGCAATCCGGTCTGTTCGCAGGAGTGCATGAACATTGCGGGCAGCTTTCGCTGCTCGTGCCAGGCCGGGTACGTACTGCGGCCGGATCAGCGCACCTGCAAAGCAGTCGGCGGCTCGGTAAAGCTGCTGATGGCAAACCGGGCCGACATACGGCAAGTCTCGCTCAGCAACAATCAGTACACATCGATAGCGAAAGGTTTGCCGAATGCTATCGCACTCGACTACCACTATCGGCAGGACCTGCTGTTCTGGACGGACGTTTCGATCGATGTAATTAAACGGTCGCATCTGAACGGGAGCGGTGTGCGTGACGTGATCAAATGGGGGTTAGAGTCACCCGGAGGGCTTGCTGTCGACTGGATACACGATCTACTGTTCTGGACGGATTCGGGTACGCGCCGGGTGGAGGTGTCAACGCTGGATGGGCAGATGCGGGCAGTGATTGCGGCGAGCGATCTGGACAAACCGCGCGCCATTGCCGTACACCCTGGCCGGGCCCTTGTATTCTGGACCGACTGGGGTACGGCGCCGAAGATAGAGCGTGCATTTATGGATGGTTCCGAGCGGCAGACAATTATTGCGGAAGCTATCTTCTGGCCAAATGGACTCACGATCGATTACACCAGCAATCGGATCTACTGGGCCGATGCGAAGCACGTCATCGAGAGCGCAAACTTTGATGGACGAGCTAGGCGCAAGATACTGAGCAATAATTTGCCGCACCCGTTTGCACTAGCCCTGTTCGAGGACTCGATGTACTGGACCGATTGGCACACGAAAACGATCTCGACTGCAAGCAAGGTAAATGGACGCGGGTTTCGCGTTGTACACGAGGGACTCCACTTCCCGATGGGCATCCAGAGCTATCACCCGTCCCGCCAGCCCGACTTTACGAACCGGTGCGCTATGGATAAGAGTGGCAGAAAAGGTGGCTGTTCGCATTTGTGCTTACCGGCCCGTACCCATCGTCGCTGTGCCTGTCCGATTGGTCTAACGCTGCGGCCAGATCAGAAGACGTGCTCAACCGTACCGGACAAGTTGCTGCTGATCGCACGCAAGAAGGACGTACGGGTGAGGCAACTTGATGCGGCAAATCCGGTCGATATGGTACTACCGCTCGATGGTATCAAATCGACCGTAGCAGTGGATTGGTGTAGCCGCACGAATGTCATCTACTGGACGGATGTGGGCAAAAGTATGATAAGCCGTGCGTTCATTAACGGTAGCCAACAGGAAGCGATCGTAAAATCGAACCTGATCTCCCCGGCGGGGCTCGCACTGGACTGGGTAACGGACAAGATATACTGGACCGATCCGGGCACGAACCGGATCGAAGCTGCTACCACGGACGGACGGCAGCGAGCGCTACTGATCTGGGAACGGCTAGACAAACCGAGAGACATAGTGGTACATCCGGGCGAGGGGTACATGTTCTGGTCGGACTGGGGCTCCAATCCACTGATCGAGCGTGCCGGCATGGATGGTAGCGCCCGATTTACGCTCGTGTCGGAGAATCTCCAGTGGCCGAACGGGTTAGCACTGGATGTGGATAAGCAGCGGCTGTACTTTCTCGACGGTGGTACGAAGTCGCTCGAGTACGTCAACTACGACGGCACTGGGCGGAATCGGTTGATTACCGAAGGTTTGAAGCACCCGTTCGGGCTGGACGTGTATGAGAAGCGCGTGTATTGGACGGATTGGGACACGCACAGTATACAGGTGGCAAACATGTACAACGGGCATGACCGACGCACCATACTAGCGAACAACACCGACCTGATGGATATCCGGGTGTTTCACCGTAATAGGCGCGATTCACGCAATCCCTGTGCACACAAAAATGGAGGCTGTTCGTACATTTGTTTGCTGAATCCAACTAGCTATAGTTGTGCCTGTCCGATTGGTATCCAGCTCAAG gaTAATGGCAAAACGTGCAAGAGTGGACCATCGAACTATCTCGTGTTTGCGCATCGTACCGAGGTGCGCCAGGTATCGCTCGACAGTGACTATCAGATCGATGTCGTACTGCCACTACCACCGATCTCGAACGTAGTGACGCTGGACGTTGATAGACGCACGGGTGAAATCTATTGGGCGGACACGATTGAGGACGTGATCATGCGCTCCACACCGGACGGTATGCGTATCAAGCAGATCTACAGCGAGAGCATGACCAGTGTGGATGGACTCGTAATCGATTCGATTGGTCGCAAG CTCTACTGGACGGATGCTGGCCGGAAGGTGTTGGAGGTGAGCGATCTCGAAGAAGGCATCCGTAGTGCGCTGGTCTGGAAGGAGCTGGAACAACCGCGCGGTATCGCACTCGACTACGAATCCGGCTACCTGTTCTGGTCCGACTGGGGCGCGAATCCACGCATCGAGCGCTCCGACATGGACGGTGAGAACCGGATCGATCTCATCACGGAAGGGCTCGGCTGGCCGAACGGGCTTGCCGTTGATCGGGCGGCCAAGCGCATCTACTGGGCCGACGCACAGATGAAAACAATCGAGTCCTGCACGCTGAGCGGTGCGTCCCGGACGAAGGTGGTAGAGAATCTGCCACATCCGTACGCGCTCGCTGTCACCGCGCGCACCATCTACTGGACCGACTGGATCACCAAGGCACTGCACTCGGTACCGAAATCGAACCCAGCCCACATACGCAACGTAACGCACGGTTTGGAGGGCCTGATGGACGTGAAGGTGGTGCAGGAGGACGAGGAACGCCATCTGGAGAATGTGTGCGGTGCGGGTAATGGTGGATGTTCGCATCTCTGTCTGCGCAATCCGACTGGCTATTCGTGCAAATGTCCGACCGGTTTAACAATGCGTGAAGGTAGCACCACAGAGTGTAAAACCCTACCAGAT GAGTATCTGCTGATTGCGCTACGCTCCGGCATAGGACGCATCTCGCTCGATACACCGGATCTGTTCGATGTGGTATTGCCGATAGAGGGCGTCCATGGTGCCGTCGTGCTTGACTATCATTTCGACAGCATGTACGTGTTTTACGCAGACGTGAACGTGGATGCGATCCGACGCGTCAACATGCACAACTACTCCGACACGCAGGTGATTGTGTCGAGCGCGCTAAACACACCGAACGGCATCGCTGTTGACTGGCTGGCGGATAACCTCTACTGGACGGATACGGCACTGAAGAAAATCGAGGTCGCCCGGCTGGATGGTACGTGCCGGAAGGCGATCCTTACCGATGGGCTAGATGATCCACGGTCGATCATCCTCTACCCGAAGCGTGGCTTCGTCTTCTGGGCTGACTGGGGCCAAACGCCCAAGATCGAACGCGCCTATATGGACGGTTCCGAGCGGCGCAGTATCATCGACTTTGAGCTTGGCTTCCCGACCGGTCTCGCAATCGACTTTGACGCGAAGAAGCTCTACTGGGCGGACGCACTCCAGGATCGGATCGAGCTGTGCGATTTCGATGGTAGACGGCGCCAGCAGGTAGTGTCACACGCGACCCACCCATTCGGTTTCACGCTCACCGCTACGCATCTCTACTGGACGGACTGGTACAACAAGTCGGTGCTGCGTGCACCGAAGTACAGTGCGTCGAACGTGGAGGTTGCACGGTTCAGTTTGCGTGGTGCGCTAGAGATACGTGCCGTGTCCGGACAACGGCAACCGCACGACTGGAACCCGTGCCGGCGGGATAATGGCGGCTGTTCACATCTGTGTCTGTATGCCGAGACGCGGTACGTGTGCGGGTGTCCGGATGTGCCGGATGCGCATCACTGCGACCTCGAACCGACCTTTCTCGTGCAGATGAAGCCGAACGATGAGATGATGTCGGCGACGGAAGAGAAACCGATCCGCTCGAACGGTTCAACCGTGCTGAGCAGCAGCCGCATGCACGCGCAGCTAGTCATCATAGCGACCGCCATCTTGGCCGGGTTGCTGATAATCGTTGTCATCGCCATCCTAG TGCTGATTGTCAACTCGAAACGCAAGCAGAGTAAGAAAAGCTCGCGCAGTGCCAGCGATGTGCTGACCTTTACCAATCCCAACTACAACGGCATCGAAGGTCTCTGCCAAACGGGCGATGCAGGGTCGTCGCGCAACACCATCTGGAAGCGGCTAAAGTATGATCGTGCACAG GAGCGAGTGTTTGAGGAGAAGTACCTGGGCGTTCAGCACCATGGAACGAGCAATGGAAGCTACCTAGCGTCGACACCCACGTCCCAGATCACACCAGTGTCGGCTGTTCTTCCCGTTTAA